The genomic stretch CCAGCAACTAATTACAGAGCAGGTAGAAAATCGCCTTTGGGTATGGAGCCGTTAGCCCTCCCTCCCCCGCCCTCCCCCGCACCGCCGACGACGACCCCCCACCCCCCACCCAGATCCGCCGCCGTCAGCCACCAGATCCGCTCTCCCACGACCGGATCTCCCTCCCCCAACCCCTCCCTAAACCCCCCACCGTCCGGCGGCGCTCGCGCGGCGCCCGAAGCGCTCAGGACCGCTGTTCCACCCCTCCACTCTGTCGTAGTGGGGTCGATTCGGATCCAGCTGGAGGAGGACTCCGCCCACGCCAGGACATCCTCCTCGCGTCGCGTTTCCTTCTCCTCTGGCTACAGAGTCAGCCTCCCCCCCCACCGTCGCCATTACTCCCCACCACCAAAGCGCCACAATCCCAGGCCCTGCTGCAGATCTGCCACCACAGCTGCTCCCGGAAGCGGATCCGCCATCAAATCGGCCAGCGCAATCTCAGGTACAAACATTgatgagctggttccttcccaaTGCCGCAGGGACACGACAGCCAACTGCTCCGATGGACTGGACGAGAAGGGATGGTCCACGGTCCGCCCCAAGTACTGGTGGCGCCGCGGCGAATTTACTCCGCATCGACGACGGCCTACACCTTGTGCGCACCACCTGCCCATGGCAAGGACGCTGCAAGGTAAGTGCCTTCGCTGCCTGGGTAAAGGTCATTCTGCTGCGTCCTGCAGGGAGCCGGTGAGGTGCATCAATTGCGGCCGCTTCGGCCATGAAGCACAAACCTGCAGATCGCCCATTCTGCGCCGCGCTCAGCACTACCGCCCCCTGCCCCCCAACAACCGGCCGCCCAAGCCATCTCCAACACCTCCCCCCCACGCCAAGCGCTTGTCTGAAGCCATGGCGCAGCTGGGCGACCCGGAGTACCGCCCCCAGGAGACATCAGCGGTGGCAGCGACAAACGGGACCATGGATGAAGCATCGGCTCACTTCTCCGCACATGCTATCGTGGCATGTCGTTTCCAGGACCGCGACGACATCGGCGCCGACCAAGTCAAGAGAGCAATCTGCTCCCGGTTGGGGGTCCGCGACGCCGACGTCAAGGTGGCGCGCCACAAGCCTGAAGACTTCCTCATCGTCTTCCGACACCCGCACCACAGGGAGGCAGCGCTTCATAGGCGCAGCCTATCTGTCGGCAGCGGCCAAATCAAGCTGCTTCCATGGAGGACCCTCCCCTACGGCGATCACTGCGACCTCAGGTACCACGTGCGCCTCTGCTTGGAAGGCATCCCCATCCACGCGTGGAACAAAAGCATCGCCAAGAGGGCAGTGGCGAGATCGTGCGACCTGGACTACGTCGAGCACCGTTCGCTGCGCCGTGAAGACATGGCGCTGTGCCCGGATGACACCAGGGCCCTCTGCTTGTGGGCATGGACCTACAACCCCTCCGACATCCCCAAGGTAACATGGCTGACTTTGACAGGCAACGCAGTGGCAGCCCACGACGCTCCGGTTCCACCAAGAGGGCGACGAGGCCTCACCTTCCGGGTCCTCGTGCACCTAGACCTCATCGAGTCACCGCCAGATGACTTCGGCCAAACCTCGACCCGCGAGCTCACATGGCGGTACGGTGTCGTGGATGGGGAGCGTGAGCCTCGGCCGCGTCACGCCTCCCCTGCTCCAGCACCCAGGGCCAGCCGCCGAGACAACGATAATGATGAAGACCGCGGGAGGCGCAGCGACAAGGGACACAACTGGGGAGCCAGGCTCTTCAGGAGCTTGTCTCGAGCCCCGACAAGGGAGCGCGAACGGGAGCGCTCGCGGTCAAGACACGGGCGCCACCAAGGCCGCCAGACCTACGACGACCGCAAGCGCCACCAAGCAGTCAACACCGTCGACGACTGCAAGAGCCACCAAGCAGTAAACACCATCAACATCGTTGTGGCTGGGCAAGCCACAGAGCTGCGTGGACGTACCCGGGAGAGAACCTCCTGCCACCGCAGAAGCAGAACACGGCGCTCCCCTGCACGCCGCCAATCCAAAGAGGCTTCCAATGAACCGCCTCCACGCTGCAACCAAAGGTTCCACGCCGCGAACTCAGACCGGCATGACGATGGGTCTGCAGGGATGTCTACCTCAACAACCCCTAACTCACCTGCCCCTGAACCGTCTCCTATGCGCAGGGACATCCAGACGCACAGGGAGGAGGCCTCGGCGTTGGCCCCGCTTCAGCATGCCACAACAGGGAGACGCTCCCCAGGTCGACTTCCTCTCCGTTTCAGGCCAGGCGTCGTCTATGTCAGGCGACGGCGCAACACAGCAACACAACAGCAACCGGCTGCAGCGCAACAACCGGCCAACAACGATGTTGTGGCCACGTTCGCCCAGGCTGTGTCGCGCCCCGTCCAGGCACCGCTGCTCCGACCACCTCCAGGCTCCAACAGCAGGGCGCGCTGCACAAGGAAGCCTGCGACGTCCACTCGTAGAAGCCTTCGCATTGCAGCGAAGGACTGGCCAAAAGGAGATGCGCAGGCCAAGGCCAGACAGATCCTCATGAAGAAATTGGGGGTCCCTGAAGACGACGCCGTTTCTCCGGATGACCGCTTCCTGCAATACCTCAACATGTACCAGGGCCCCCTCTCCGCCGAAGCGATCAAGGCGATGACAGCACTGTGTGGCCTCCATGAGGCGCCCGCCATCGACATCGACCAGCTCTAAGCACCTGCTGTCCCGCGTCGGGTCCCGGCTTTCTTTTCATGTCAGTTTGAAGAAATTGTACCAGTCTGCTAGTCAAGTGTAGCGTCAGTCTGCCATCCCTTTGGATGCCAATGGTAGAAGCCAGGGGCCTTCCTCTACCATTGCATTCAAGGGATTTGCAACCTGTTGTTCAGTGTTCTGGATTCTGCTCCCCCTTCTACCTGCACTTCCAACAGGCAGCCATCGGCCTTCAGCTTCGCCTCACTGGGAGTCGCTTCTGCATGTTAAATGTTTCAACTCTTCCTTCCTAGAATTTTAATTCAAGCCAGGGTCCCTGTTTGTTTACTTATGGCACAAAATAATTGTCTTCTGCTAAACTGGAATGTACAGGGTCTAAATAATAACGCCAGGAAGGATGTTGTCAACGAGCTAATAAGAGACTTCAATGCCACAATAATATGCCTCCAAGAAACCAAGCTGCAGGCCATTGATCAAGCCTCTGTGCTGCGCACTCTAGGAGCAAACTTCGCTAACTCCTACGCAGTGTCACCGGCTGATAACACTAGAGGGGGCATCCTGCTCGCTGTAAACGAAAACTTTTTCGACCTCACTAATGTGCTACTCTCTCCTCATGCTATCACAACAACAATCACGATGAGAGCTGATGGTGTACAGTGGCAAATCACCACAGTCTACGGCCCTCAAGGAGATGACCAAAAGCTGCAGTTCTTACAAGAACTCCAGAGCATCCAACCGCCCAGCCATGGCCGATGGCTAGTGCTAGGGGATTTTAACCTCATCTACCAAGCCCAAGACAAGAACAACACTAATCTAAACCGTCGGCTCATGGGCTCCTTCAAATCAACACTGGACAATATGAACCTGAACGAGATTCGACTTAATGGCCGTCGATTCACATGGACTAATGAACAGGACAACCCAACCATGTCTCGCATAGATAGAGTCTTCTGTACCCCGGATTGGGAAATTCTGTTCCCGGCTTGCTTCCTACACTGCCTACCTTCACTGATGTCAGACCACACGCCTCTGCTCCTGCATGGCGAAATGGAGCATAAAAAGGAGCCTTCTTTTCGCTTCGAAAATTTCTGGACAGCTATGGACGGTTTCCAGGAGATCGTTCAAGAGGATTGGGACAAGCCGATCAGCTCCTCAAACCATTTGAAACGTTTACACATTAAGTTGTCCAGGGTAGCCAAGGCACTAAAAAAATGGCGAAAAGAGAAAGTGGGGGACACCAAGCTGCAGTTAGCCTTAGCTAAGGAGATCCTACTGCAGCTGGAGGTTGCACAGGAAAACAGAGCGCTATCATCAGAAGAGCTTGACCTCAGACGGCGCCTAAAAATACGAAGCACGGGGCTCGCTGCCATTGAAAAGGCTAGAATTCGCCAAAGATCAAGGCTCACATACATTCGCACCGGTGATGCAAACACAAAATTTTTCCACATGAGAGCCAGTGCACGAAGGAGGAAGAACTACATTCACTGTCTACACACAAATGATGGCATGGCTTTTGCACATGACAGCAAAGAAAAAATAGTTGCAGATTACTTCTCAAACCACATCGGCTCGACAGCTCCGAGACAGCTAACCTTGGCATGGCAAGCCCTTGGTTATGCACCTCAGGATCTTTCAGAGCTAGAACTTCCTTTCTCCAACGATGAGCTCAAGAAGGTTATTGACTCAATGCCCATTGACAAAGCACCGGGACCGGATGGATTTACCGGGAAATTTTATAAATCTTGTTGGGGAATCATCAAGGAGGACATTTTACTGGCCCTGAATAGCCTATATATGATGAACGCCCAAGGACTACAGTTTCTTAACACTGCCAACATAGTCCTACTGCCCAAGAAAGGAGACGCCACGAAGATCACGGATTACAGACCGATTAGTCTCATCCACAGTGTCGCAAAAATCTTCACCAAACTTCTAGCCAACAGGCTAGCGCCGAGGCTGGATGCTTTGATATCAAATTGCCAAAGCGCGTTCATCAAGAAAAGAAGTATCCATGACAATTTCATGTACGTCCAGAACACGGTACGTACACTACAAAAACTAAAAATGCCCGCCCTGTTCCTGAAGTTGGACATCCAGAAGGCCTTTGACACAGTTAATTGGTCCTATCTCCTTGAAATCATGCAAGCGCTAGGCTTTGGACCAAGATGGAGAGAATGGATCTCCATCCTATTCCGCACGTCCACCTCGACGCCGCTTCTCAACGGGCAAAGATGCCCGGACTTTGGGCACCGAAGAGGAGTACGCCAGGGAGACCCCCTATCCCCCATGCTCTTCATACTTGCCATGGATCCCCTACAGCGACTCCTTCAACTGGCCACAGCACAAGGTATCCTCTCAGCGCTACCGGCGTCTACTGCTAAGTGGAGAATTTCTATGTACGCGGACGACGCTGCAATCTTCACAAACCCCATCAAAAGCGACCTCGACGCTATCAAGATGATCCTTCATATTTTTGGAAGCGCGTCCGGCTTACACATAAACATCCACAAAAGCTCAATTCACCCGATAAGATGTCAGGATCTTGACTTGGATCAAGTGCTCGCCGATTTCCAAGGAGTAAGGGGCACTTTCCCATGCCGCTATCTAGGCCTTCAGCTCCACATCAGGAAACTGCAGAAAGTCCATATTCAGCCACTCATTGAGCGCATAGGCCAAAGGTTACCAAGTTGGAAAGGAAAGTGGCTAAACCGAGCAGGCAGGCTTACTCTGATCACTTCTGTACTCTCCGCAATGCCCACCTACCATCTCACTGTCTTCCCTTTGGCGACATGGGCAAGGAAAAAAATTGACAGAATTCGAAGATCTTTCTTTTGGAAGGGGGAGGAAAACGCCAATGGGGGCCACTGTCTTGTAAATTGGCCAACAGTAGCAAGACCAAAAGATTTGGGAGGCCTGGGAGTACCAGATTTAGACAAATTCAGTAGAGCCTTGCGGCTAAGATGGCTTTGGCTGCAATGGACAGACAGCTCCAGACCATGGACAGGCACCGATGTTCCCTGCAGCAGGGAGGACCGACTGTTGTTCCAAGCATCCACGCTGATCACAATTGGAGATGGAAACAAGGCCCGTTTTTGGACCGATGCCTGGCTAGAGGGAGAAGCCCCTATGAACCTCGCCCCCAGCCTTTTTCTTATGGTGGCAAGAAAAGGTAGATTAGTGAGGCAGGAGCTGCAGAATAGCAACTGGATAAGCAGGCTCAGCAGCCGGATCAACACAGCTGAACAGGTGGAAGAGTTCATCTCCCTTTGGCTTAGAATCCAGACAGTTCAGTTACAACAGGGCGTCAATGACACTATCACTTGGAGATGGACGGCAGATGGATCCTACACGACCAGATCAGCATACAGAATACAATTCAAGGGTGCCTACAGCACCTTCAACTCCAATTTGATCTGGAAAGCGGACACAGAAAATAAATGCAAGGTCTTCGTGTGGATTTTGATCAAAGAAAAGATCCTGACGGCAGACAATCTGCAGAAAAGGAGATGGCCCTGCCACGAACATTGTGTGCTTTGCAATGGCCCTTTGGAAACACTCGTACATCTTTCCTTCAACTGTGCCTTCGCCAAAGCCGTTTGGAACCAAGTGTTCATTTGGGAAGGCATCAATACTGACCTACTGCACATGCAGGATGAACCAAACCACTTCCGCACTTGGTGGGAACAGGTTGTTCCGCAAATAAGCAAAGACCAAAGAAGGAAATTCAATGGCATGATCATCTATACCTGTTGGAATTTGTGGAAGGAACGCAACCGGCGTATCTTCAACAATGTGTTTCAGTCAGCAAGGGAAGTAGCGGCAAGAATCAAGGAGGACATCGACCAAAGGAGGAGAGCACTAAGAACCTTTGGTTAGAGCGATGTTTGATGTCTATGTCCCTTTTTGCTACACCTGTAACCTTTTCTCCCTCTCGGGAGGCTTCTTTGTAAAAAACTTCCTTTTTCTACCTTAattgaaaggcagagctcctgccatttTCCTTCTAATTACAGAGCATCCAACCACAGGAGAACAGACTAATGGAGACTTTGCTTGATCCTGAAGAGGTGTGCAGTAACTTCTTTCTTGAATGCAGACTAGATGAAATTTGGGACATTCCCATTAAAGATTAAGTCATTTCTTTCATTCCATAGGCACCAGGCCCCAATCATGAAGACCTCCATGAAAAAAAAAGGTTGCATGAATCCTTGTTTAGCAATGTACAACTTCTCATGAATATTTGCATTCTCATCCCAAATGATCCCCAAGGCAAACCATCTGATTTTTAAAAGGAATCCAGCATTCAGTGCACAATGCCAGACAACTCTTCCAAAGAGAAATTCTCTTGCTGCTGCATAGAGTGAAGTCAAGCTTAAGCCTTCAGTTTGAGGAATGGAGTCACAGCCTGTTGTAATCTTTAGCTCTTCtctcattttctttgtttccttAGTTTGTCTGCTTTTAGCCCTATTCTGTTTGTTTCGTCTGTTTTGCTTTTTCAATAAATTTCTGTAGGGGCCAAGGCAAGGCCCCTCTAGTTtcctcaaaaaagaaaaaggcaaaCCATCTGCTAGTAGCCGAGGGACAGTCAAAAAATAGATGCTCAATAGTTTCCTCCATGCTATTCGGACATAAAACACAGTTATATCCCTCTTCTAGGAACTTGTTTTTTCTTCTTAACATATCTCTGGTGTTCAGCCTATCATTCAACAGCAACCAGGCAAAGAATTTTATTTTTGGAATGCACTTAGTCTTCCAAATCCATATGATAGATCTGTGAGGTTGCAAGGAGGAGAACTGGTACTGATAATATTTATTCGAGGTATATTTCTGATAGCCCCAAATAAAACTCCAACAGTCATTGACATCTGGGAGTACAGGTTGCAGCCTGCCTGCTGCTCTGCACTTCTCAGCTTCCAAAGATAATAAATTGGGGAACACCTGAGAGTGGATTTTTCCTTCAATGAGGGCACTCACaaagcaagactctatcacagagtccaagacaattaattacatattatttatggtattttgctgatgtggcagcatatttattgaagaaagaggtagaaaaaataagactccaagtcttatttagactctaagtccacattgttcgaggtaataaataactttagactctatgatagagtctgcattgtgagtgtcctgAGATCATCCCAGAAGCTAACTGGCATTGTCTTCTTGGCTACAATCTATTTCCATGCTTTTTGATCTTTGATTTGGTCTCAATTAGATACACTCCAGAGGCGCCGACGTCGGCCGATAGTGTGGTGCACGTATGGAGTGTATGCCGGGGCAATTTCTGTGTAGCAGTGGCCTCGATTTGATTCGTTGTGCACTTTTGATGTTGTCTCAGTCtggtttagggcctgtttggtacagctcacaacagcttcatgagttgttgtgagctgttttttttgccaaacacttattttcaaaacagcttcatgggtgaagctgttttttccctcctctcacaaaaacataagttggatgaagctgaaaaaaagtagcttattgcagcctctccttcatttctctctctcaactatgcatgaagtagttggtgaagctattttgtcaaacactttttccaaaacagcttagcttcatctagaaagtcactcatgaagctattttctaaaaaaacagctttactagtgaagttgagctgtgccaaacaagcccttagttGTGCATTTATTTGATGAGTGGCGGCCTTGATGCCTAGCACTTacttcatcccaaattataagacattctaagaatcttggagagacaAAATATCtaaagtttaactaaatttatataataagataCTAACATTTATAATAAGATACTACTCGCATTCTTATATTTGTCTTGTTCTCATGATGAGGACTTCTATATGTGTATTCTTTTATTTTACTTGCTTCTATTTCGCACCATCAAAAAAATGACTTGCCAAGTCCAACTATATTTATACAAGCGCTCCCAATT from Sorghum bicolor cultivar BTx623 chromosome 3, Sorghum_bicolor_NCBIv3, whole genome shotgun sequence encodes the following:
- the LOC8057735 gene encoding uncharacterized protein LOC8057735, with the translated sequence MEPLALPPPPSPAPPTTTPHPPPRSAAVSHQIRSPTTGSPSPNPSLNPPPSGGARAAPEALRTAVPPLHSVVVGSIRIQLEEDSAHARTSSSRRVSFSSGYRVSLPPHRRHYSPPPKRHNPRPCCRSATTAAPGSGSAIKSASAISGTNIDELVPSQCRRDTTANCSDGLDEKGWSTVRPKYWWRRGEFTPHRRRPTPCAHHLPMARTLQGKCLRCLGKGHSAASCREPVRCINCGRFGHEAQTCRSPILRRAQHYRPLPPNNRPPKPSPTPPPHAKRLSEAMAQLGDPEYRPQETSAVAATNGTMDEASAHFSAHAIVACRFQDRDDIGADQVKRAICSRLGVRDADVKVARHKPEDFLIVFRHPHHREAALHRRSLSVGSGQIKLLPWRTLPYGDHCDLRYHVRLCLEGIPIHAWNKSIAKRAVARSCDLDYVEHRSLRREDMALCPDDTRALCLWAWTYNPSDIPKVTWLTLTGNAVAAHDAPVPPRGRRGLTFRVLVHLDLIESPPDDFGQTSTRELTWRYGVVDGEREPRPRHASPAPAPRASRRDNDNDEDRGRRSDKGHNWGARLFRSLSRAPTRERERERSRSRHGRHQGRQTYDDRKRHQAVNTVDDCKSHQAVNTINIVVAGQATELRGRTRERTSCHRRSRTRRSPARRQSKEASNEPPPRCNQRDIQTHREEASALAPLQHATTGRRSPGRLPLRFRPGVVYVRRRRNTATQQQPAAAQQPANNDVVATFAQAVSRPVQAPLLRPPPGSNSRARCTRKPATSTRRSLRIAAKDWPKGDAQAKARQILMKKLGVPEDDAVSPDDRFLQYLNMYQGPLSAEAIKAMTALCGLHEAPAIDIDQL